Proteins found in one Lycium ferocissimum isolate CSIRO_LF1 chromosome 6, AGI_CSIRO_Lferr_CH_V1, whole genome shotgun sequence genomic segment:
- the LOC132059803 gene encoding small ribosomal subunit protein uS4y-like, whose product MVHVNFYRNYGKTFKKPRRPYEKERLDAELKLVGEYGLRCKRELWRVQYALSRIRNAARMLLTLDEKDPRRIFEGEALLRRMNRYGLLDESQNKLDYVLALTVENFLERRLQTLVFKTGMAKSIHHARVLIRQRHIRVGRQVVNVPSFMVRVDSQKHIDFSLTSPFGGGRPGRVKRKNQKAAAKKASGGDGDEEDEE is encoded by the exons ATGGTGCACGTCAATTTTTACCGCAACT ATGGGAAGACCTTTAAGAAGCCTCGAAGGCCGTACGAGAAGGAGCGGTTGGATGCAGAGTTGAAGCTTGTAGGAGAGTATGGACTAAGGTGCAAGAGGGAACTTTGGAGAGTTCAGTATGCTTTGAGCCGTATCAGAAATGCTGCGAGAATGCTTCTGACACTGGATGAGAAGGACCCACGTCgtatttttgaaggtgaagCACTCTTGAGGAGGATGAACAGGTACGGATTATTGGATGAGAGCCAAAACAAGCTCGATTACGTCTTGGCTCTCACTGTAGAGAACTTTCTTGAGCGTCGTCTCCAAACACTAGTGTTCAAGACTGGCATGGCTAAGTCAATTCATCATGCTAGAGTCCTCATCAGGCAAAGGCATATCAG AGTTGGGAGGCAGGTGGTGAATGTTCCTTCCTTTATGGTTAGGGTGGATTCCCAGAAGCACATCGACTTCTCTCTCACTAGTCCGTTCGGTGGAGGACGTCCTGGAAGAGTCAAGCGAAAGAACCAAAAGGCTGCAGCCAAGAAGGCTTCTGGAGGTGATGGAGATGAGGAGGATGAAGAATGA